Within Bicyclus anynana chromosome 24, ilBicAnyn1.1, whole genome shotgun sequence, the genomic segment aggtagataatGCATGTCatatcataacttttttattttaaattatgtatggtttgtatatctatactaatataataaagctgaagagtttgtttgtttgtttgtttgattgaacgcgctaatctcaggaactactggtccgatttgaaaaattctttcagtgttacatagcccatttatagagaaaggctataggctatatattatttcggtgttcccacgggaacgggaaccacgcgggtgaaaccgcgcggcatcagctagtataatatattaagcatatcaaattgttctaagcttataaatcacatttattttcattaaaataagaacaagttacttaattataattattattgggtgtgaaatgactagtgatttatatcttcatttttaatttgtttgttggtagtataaatattttctacattgccgagttgtgtgttcaagaagtgtaataactaattaaacataaatatataatgtaagtaaatacaaaattgtgcatgtatgtcATGTCATGGTCTGTAGAGACTGGTGTAgcttttgtggtgattttgcaggcacgtaacatatctaatagtatcaTATCGTTGATAGTACATACATTAGGTATTTATACTCAAGTTTCAAACTATTCAAAGGTCACGGCCTGAATGTCAATTGTACCTAAAATAAAGAGCGTCCCATTAGCTCCCTTGTCACAAGAATACGCAATACGCAATTCACGCAGAGGCGGATTTAGAACTGTGAACTCCCTCGGGAACTTAGAGAACGGAAAACATTTTGCAACTTTGTTTAAGgcgtctttttatttttagaatcaaATGTTTCAACTATTTATAACACACTATacagtgcacttcatagatgcaaaaaatacATCATGAATACATACCCTAGTTGAAAGCTTTGTGCACGCCAATGACTACATTCTGATCGCCACTGTGCATCTCTCCACGGATGCGAGCTGAACGCTGTGCTTTGTAGAACTAGAAGGAGGAAGTACTAAAGAAATCTAAACAAAATATGTAGGCGGCTACTAAAAAAGTTATCGTAGGTAATGTTTAAgagccgtcatagcccagtggatatgacctctgtcttcgattctgGAGAGTATGGTTTCGAGCCCgcgggcatgcgcctccaacttaaAAAGAACAATGATGATAAATCTAAAgatgaagttaaattaatataacaatactACATGAgaacaaaatatatgtatatacaccGTGCCacgttattcgtcttaaaccaaaataccacataataaaaaaaaataaaaaataaataaaaattgtaataaacttccaaaagtagattattttaaaacatcctgtattttcaaacatctacctacctcctcgccgcagtcacgtcggcagcccgtcggtccctttgagctttGGGGTCATTCACTtaaacctatttctttaaattaaattttattttatttacggttGTTAATCCGTACTAGACCTTTGTCGATCGCGATTGATCGAATCTCTGATACCCTAtcagtacttgtgcgtgagcgagtgacgcggccgtcaacgcctcaaataatctgcgaacgatttttgttcaccacactgaattggacttgtaacaattatctggatcgaatactcgtcggtcagccgtacaacatcactctacagaatagcaacctaaaatccgatcagttcggaattttaacggccttcgtaataaaaaaaaaaacaaattcaaggTTTATACGTACTAATGGTATCATCATACCTCACAGCTCTACGGAAAGCAAgtcgaaagaaagaaagaaaagaaaaattacattattttaataatatgccacacatcacactTGTAAACGCCTAGAACCTTGCCATGTTGCATAATCTAGAAAGTgcatttttgcaatttttattttaatctcaaGAGCAGCAGTGCCCTCCCTTGGCATCGCTGTTGATTGGGACACTAAATCCTCCTCTAAATCCGGCACTGAGTAAACTACGCAGTGCCACCAATTCTTGAATATTGTTCTCGAAAGTTTTGGGTAAACAAGACCCTTAAATTCACGCCCCAGAAGCAGATCGCCGCAAGAATCAGGGTTAATGTTCGGTCGGTTCATAAAGCAAGTGCTACATACGGTTTGTCAATTATCATATTATGCCCACTTGGAAATAGAAATTAGGTTTGGAGTAATGGTCTACCGTTTGTTGAGGGCACGAACGCACTGCAGATAGCATATAAAGGTCCAAAATTGCATGGAGCCCAGGACTAGTCATTGTACCCtgacggaaataaaagaagatatttttttaactatttttgattaaacaaatccacgaatttactttaattctttcgaaataatattcattttctccCAAGAACCTCAACACTAAAATGGGTAATATTGGCGGATTAATGACGTAACtattcaatgcagtagtcgatttgacgttagCTGTCAATTGCCATGTCTTAATTGatatatgggcgccatcttgttaaaactcaaaacttgggttttaattttatttatttctttataattagttGTATTTATTCACttgtttagattttaataaaatccttgtattttttttaattttaatgatacagggtacaagagtggacctgaaatggaccatctccattATAATTACAAGACAATTACTTAGTCCgagatccgtagaacattttttacaactgatttttaccaagttaatttttcgtgagtacctatgtctcgatgagacgataaatttttttatttaggtaaatacttgattctggtagctaactaagTTGCCAGGAAATGAAATTTTCTCAGCGTCGGAATGatataatgtaccacgcaatttgtaggacattgtggttaAGTTGCTTATCACTATTAAGCaacaaaaaaaacagctggtttgTAATGGTTattaacctcgttattgatacaaggtGTGTGTCGATCTTGTCGTTGCCACCCATGGAGGTGAAATAGGTCACCTTACCTTAGATTGAGAGCCTATAATGTTCATTCTCCTgctataggtatataagtagatacagtaggtacgagtaaCTATGAAGTTTGAATTTAGGGATTGTAATTATAATGGGTTTTGGTAGGAAGCAGGCATTACAAAAGGACTAAAAATTGAATTATGACTTACGATGTAATTCCTAGCAGTTGTCAAAACTCTATGATTCAAATACTCAAGAGTCTTCCCGCAGTGCGTAAATAGGTTGTAATTGATACGGCCTATACAGTTAGTTTTACGACAGATTAAGAAAAATGGAGCACAactttacattttataacaaaGCTATTatttcaaccgacgaaagacagagttttttatgtatgaacatctGCAACTTTTTATTGAGCAGTTTGATTTTGAGAAGAGGGTATATTTCGaattaggtcccatataaatttggaaaaaaatatccaacattacgggtaggaaaacaggggatgattgaatgtatacccattaattgtaaagtaaaaccacgaataacttttttatagtatagtccgattttcataatttttgttttattagggAATTTATCTCATATTAGTTTGAAAAAAGTTACTACCCTAAGGGTGGGAAAATAGGGgtgatatattcatcattagtCGAGGCATTGCAGTTTCACCCGCCTATTTCCCGTCTCCATGGGAAtacgtagataaaatataagaattttaaaaatcggtttagtagatcaagGGACTACCCCCTATAATACCAAAAAAACTTtatctgtttaaaaaaaaaaaaagaaacttctGAAGCCGTTACTAAGTGCTTCCATCGGTTAAAAGCAATATTTTGATGAAACAGAAGTGTTCCATACAAAGGCACACTTAAGTACAAACAAAGCGACGGAGTCAACCAACCGTGTCGTGAGAGGTCCTAATGCACTCGGCGGGGGTCGCACCACGTGAGACAATCGCATTACCGCATACCAAGTAATGCTTTGTATATTCctttcaaataaatgaaactgGCCAAGGGGGGAGGGGGAGtcgaatctttttttttttttattaaactagcggacgcccgcgacttcgtccgcgtgaaagtcgatgtaaactttcaactatccctacccctaccctattcctacccctatccctaccctacccctaccctacgctacccattaaggctgcacacgcgacggaagctaaaatggagtaacttctcccgtttttccaacatttcccttcactgctctgctcctatttattgtagcgtgatgaaaagtattagttattattattagtagaaagtatactataacctgcccaggagtacgaagaataattgtaccaagtttcgttgaaatccgtcgagtagtttttgtttctatagcgaacatacagacagacagactgacagacagacagaaagacagacagacaaaaattgtactgattgcattttttggcatcagtatcgatcactaatagttattttgaccccttgatagttattttggaaatataattcatgtacagaattgacctctctacagttttattataagtaggtatagacaGTCGCTTGTGAGCCGTGCTAGCCCTGACCATACCTCAAGCGATCTACCAGaaattttaatggaaatagattttactccgaTTAACACAGACTACTTTtgttcccggaaaaatccatggttctcgcgggactTGTGTACGGAACTGAATTCCatgcaaacgaagtcgcgggcgtccgctagttgtatatattCTGAAAAAAACATGTCGaacaatacagaaaaaaaattagttagtAAATAACTAATgggttaataatattgaaaatataacaTGGCTACTATtcttttaatgaatttttatcttcaaactagctgacgccgcgcggtttcacccgcgttgttcccgttcccgtaggaatttggagataatatagcctatagccttcctcgataaatgggctatctaacactgaaatattttttcaaatcgggccagtagttcctgagattagcgcgttcaatcaaacaaacaaactcttcagctttataatattagtatagatatgtgcTGTAGCATTCTAATCTAaaacatttgatttttaaataatttattttccacTAAAGGTCACTGAACTGACAATAAAAAGAACTGCCTCTTTACTGCCGCCATCAAATGTGATTTAATTTCTCAGACAAAAGAATGCTAAATCTCATTTGCTCGTGTAAACATTATGGCTTATGAACTCTGCGATTATAGGTTCACACAGGTGCTCACAacctagcccagtggatatgacctttgccttagattcggagggcgtaggttcgaatctggttcggggcatgcacctccaacttttcagttatgtgcattttaagaaattaaatatcaagtatctcaaacggtgaaggaaaacaccgtgagaaAACcagcgtacctgagaattttcttaattatctccgtgtgtgatgtctgccaatccgcattgggccagcgtagtgaacTAATGGCttaacccccctcattctgagaggagactcgagctcagcattgagcaatgggttgctaatgatgatgaatatcttTAAAGCACCTGTGCGAAACTGGAGCGGGTTGctagtcaaaaataaaacaaatataatcattatttttttatctatcgtCTAGGACCAGGTGGAGTGGTAAAGTCTACATGGAAAAGCCTGTACGCGCAATACTCCATTAGACTAAGTAACAATGGATACGCCACTTTTTGGGGAATTTGAGGTAAACAAAAATACGCTAACACACCAGCGCCCGCTGTATACCATCCCCAACCTCGATCATGTTGGTGAGAATACACACATAGCGATACAATGTTGCAAGCTATCATCAAGTTCCCCAATTGTCGGTGCTCTTGCCCAGCCAGAGACAATGCAAACGGCACCAGACCAGAGACAAGATGTAGAGTGCTGACGGCATTGTCGCTGCGGTACAGGTCCGCCATTAGGCACGGTAATGCAAGATATCTCGATGCGTTAGAGCTAATCGCATAGGCTCCCTTGAAATCGGTGTTGAATTTGCCGCctgcaatataaaaaaatagaaataaattaaacctttactaatattataaagccgccAAAATCGCCAAATCAAGGGCCAAGGAAGAAAGTTATATCGGACTTCAATCGACTAAAATCCCACGGTGTTTCTACTCGTCACCTGATAAATGAGCCACGGGAACGTAAGCCACTAAAACCCATCAGTCGTGATTGAGGGGTAGTAAgaagcgacagtgattgtaccatcattttgtggtagaggaaacacctcaagcaggtcccaggacttgtgaccttgggcgAAGTTTTAAAGGATCCATTTGGAATGCATTATGACTCTCCTCCCCTAGCGTCATTTTCTCCACTTccacactaaataatttataacatgAAACATTATTactaattacaacacaaaacattattgcacaaaatcaataacgcgactagcagcgtgtcggtgttcacgctgcctaacaaagaactgaactcaagtcatcaaataccctgttatttataccatcactgttgcAACTACTTCATACAAATAccacctttttataataatataaacaatgaaTGTTAACACCACCACGAAGTTGAGGAACTCTTAAAATTTTTGTAGTACCCAGTtctaacacaaaataattaccaaaatcgttttagtagatccagacattagtccatacaacctcacaaactttacctctttctaGTATTAGTATTAAGATTACGAGTAGGTGGCAATTATCCAGGGGATAAGTATATTCGATTAAAGAAGGTCATGGCTTTGCGAAGAAATTTGAAAAAGCTTAATATATTTCAAACCAGTGTTCAAGATCAACGACAACTCAGAACGTAACACTGCACATTACTCCCTTGCAGCCACTGGCGCGCACAAACTTTTTAAACAGGGTAAGCACCATAAAATTGCTTAGTCCAGTACATTTACATAATGagggtaggcagtacatttttgcataTATGCAGTGAATGCTACTGCTTTCACCTATTCGTATTCTTACACCAGCACACATAACACCATCAAATAAACAGAcagcattataataataaatataataaataaataaatatacttaaacaatacacatcactatctagccccaaagtaagcatacagagtagcttgtgttatgggtgctaagatagttgatattataatattaatatacatttatatactacacataaatacttatataatgtataaatacatacagacactggaaaacactcatactcctcacacaaatattttccagttgtgggaatcgaacccacggccgtggatgcagaaagcagggtcactacccactgcgccacgcggccgtcaaacaattattaaacaaaattcaacttttttactttatagTGATGTATTTGCCAGTCTTACTTTGATAGTGTAGAAACCCCAATAGTCCGTGAATGAAGAAGTTGGCATGCATGCCCGGGTGCACGAAACTCCTAACATGCGTGCGAGCCACTCCATCCCCGGCCACACAGCACAGGACGATATGTGCGATAGAGGCATTAAGGTCATCATCGCCcatcaattatatattttacaaaagaactataatactaaaaaaagcattacataaattattaaaatcgtaaTGGTTGACGTTAATAATtgctatgaaattaaaaaacgtCAAAAAATCAAGTAAAGACGTGGAAAAGTAAATTCTTTTtggattattaaatttttccgttgaaatttaaaatgtcgaTCGAAAAACATTGATTGAAAACTTGGGTATGGCATTCCGATTCCTCTAAGATGTATATGTTTTACTTGTTTATGGTATTCTATCTTACTAGTGTTGTAAGTTTGTGCATTTTGGCGTGAAAATCGTAGGAATCACATGAAGcattcgttttattttcatttaataacttGCATGCACTTTAGTGTTTTATTGCATTAAGCATGCATTTtagaatgtattttatttaatatagttttGTAAAGGTGCGAAGTGGAGGAACAAGAGTGTTTTATGTGATTAATTCAATTTTCTCGGTGTAGTCTATCCGAAATCTTAATAAGATTTCCTTCGCCTTACTAAAGCGTTACATGACTTGTCTAATACTTACTGACTGCCAACGAATGACgatgggctatattttaccaCTTTCGCCCTAATagggaaaataattatttaataacaattattacttGTTGACTgcctaaataaaaaagttaacgTTCAGAGGGatatcgaaataatattcactattgatcttcaaaaatttatttattacatcatTACGACTGAGATCTATTACACTTCAATCAAATTAGTATGTTATAATATACTGAcaataacacaaatatttaacacgtaataaaacaaatatttaaaattgttaagaAATTGAACTTTTGtgaatgaaattattttcaaagtacctagcttatattatagatattgcTTTCATAGATGTATCGGTGTATAGTACACAATTACGCTGGAAGGACTTAAAGAGGAATATGGATTggcaaagaaataaaataatatagtatagaaTATCAGCACATCTGATACTTTTTGTacttatatgtaggtatatgtaattTGTTACCTGTCAACATAATATAATTCTGTAAGtatattaatcataattatcataCTGATTCGTGGTTTAAACCATTTTGtctaattgtaattataaaaaaaagtacgagaacattttttattgtaatttttataagtTCAACAACTTTATCAAAATACTATTTTGTAAACTCAATGAACTCGtactgatattatatttttccgtTTAAACATCGATATAAAACGATTGGTTTGTGGTGCGGTGCTTCACTATTTTCCTACCATAGATAAATAACATCTGTCTGTGGTCTGTCTGTTGTCTTTGGTATTGgcgtaaaaaaaatctatcaatCAAAAAAGGCTTCCATTTTGCTGGTAAATGCGAATTGCGgagaatttacaaaaaataaaacaaaattgtggaGTAATACGTGATTATTTGGTAAATTCTTGAAATAAGCAGTAAATAGTGAAAGATGGCAGCCAGCGACTCCGGGACGGATGAGTCACTATATCCAATCGCGGTACTAATCGACGAGCTGAAGAACGAGGATGTCCAGCTAAGATTGATTTCTATCAAGAAGCTGTCTACTATTGCGCTGGCTCTAGGCGTCGAGAGGACCCGGTCAGAGCTCATCCCATTTTTGA encodes:
- the LOC112052610 gene encoding uncharacterized protein LOC112052610, giving the protein MGDDDLNASIAHIVLCCVAGDGVARTHVRSFVHPGMHANFFIHGLLGFLHYQSGKFNTDFKGAYAISSNASRYLALPCLMADLYRSDNAVSTLHLVSGLVPFALSLAGQEHRQLGNLMIACNIVSLCVYSHQHDRGWGWYTAGAGVLAYFCLPQIPQKVAYPLLLSLMEYCAYRLFHVDFTTPPGPRR